From the Hevea brasiliensis isolate MT/VB/25A 57/8 chromosome 15, ASM3005281v1, whole genome shotgun sequence genome, one window contains:
- the LOC110655327 gene encoding uncharacterized protein LOC110655327 has translation MSKSHFFKHLSYTFSWGLRRSLSLSSLSSFKPECRYRSKPNSSLFSMINLVSSFSSVRSGTSLAASHDTSATTDSSAYLSVRIRCPKEVADMFSEALLCFGASCTSIDEQDDCESSHEIHIDSVFPQFQDVDVCLSQAADSIGLKEIPAYEVKMGEQCDWIQKTQESFHPLEVTEGLWIVPEWRSPPDVGATNIILNPGLAFGTGEHSTTKLCLLLLRGLIKGGEFFLDYGTGSGILAIAALKFGASLSVGIDVDPQAITSASRNAALNNIRPETMELRLVSNKTCTSLMNEGTNEAVKEHSTYGMGHVSETEKYDVVIANILLNPLLELADHIVSYAKPGAVVGLSGILSEQLPYIMDRYSVLLEDISVSEIDDWACVSGKKKRSVDSS, from the exons ATGTCCAAGAGTCATTTCTTCAAACACCTATCTTACACTTTCTCCTGGGGCCTCCGTCGCTCAttatctctctcttctctctcaagcttcaaacCTGAATGTCGATACCGATCAAAACCCAATTCTTCGCTCTTCTCAATGATTAATCTCGTATCTTCTTTCTCGTCTGTTCGTTCTGGCACTTCACTCGCTGCTTCGCACGATACCTCTGCAACTACTGATTCCTCTGCTTACCTTTCTGTTCGCATTCGCTGTCCAAAAGAAGTAGCT GATATGTTTTCAGAAGCTCTTTTATGCTTTGGTGCAAGTTGTACCAGTATAGATGAACAAGATGACTGTGAGAGCTCTCATGAG ATTCACATTGATTCTGTGTTTCCTCAATTCCAAGATGTGGATGTGTGCCTTTCACAAGCTGCTGATTCCATAGGCTTGAAAGAGATACCAGCCTATGAGGTTAAAATGGGGGAGCAATGTGACTGGATTCAGAAGACACAG GAATCATTTCATCCTCTGGAAGTTACTGAAGGACTTTGGATTGTGCCTGAGTGGAGATCTCCCCCA GATGTTGGGGCAACAAATATAATTCTGAATCCTGGATTAGCATTTGGAACTGGGGAGCACTCTACTACTAAGTTGTGCCTATTGCTGCTACGAGGTTTGATAAAAGGAGGAGAATTTTTCTTGGACTATGGTACAGGTTCtggaattcttgcaattgcagcaCTTAAG TTTGGTGCTTCTTTGTCAGTTGGAATTGATGTAGATCCCCAAGCAATCACATCTGCAAGTCGTAATGCTGCTCTAAACAATATAAGACCTGAGACAATGGAATTACGCCTAGTTTCCAACAAAACCTGCACTTCCTTGATGAATGAAGGGACAAATGAGGCTGTCAAAGAGCACAGCACTTATGGAATGGGACATGTATCTGAAACAGAGAAATATGATGTGGTCATTGCTAATATACTTttgaatcctctcttggaattggcAGATCATATTGTTTCTTATGCTAAACCTGGGGCAGTAGTTGGCTTGTCTGGTATTTTATCTGAGCAG